From Spirosoma aerolatum, one genomic window encodes:
- a CDS encoding DUF58 domain-containing protein: MDEFLARLRNFDIRIRKAVNSQMRGSFRSVFKGTGLEFTDLRTYQYGDDVRAIDWNVSSKGHGTFVKVFREEKDQTVFFVVDVSASQQVGPSYRDKLAATKEVCGVLALSAIREASHVGMYCFSDQKEKYIKPSNGLKTGYQLIMNLYKLKPESGRTSIADALLFTLNALKRRSVVILLSDFIDQQYEHNLKALAKKHDLVVIHLYDQREVKLPRLGIIPVHDTETGRTVWVNTSSAAFRNGLHDTFQQNQVRLERLCKQYNANYLALDSQEDFVPKLVELFRVRK, from the coding sequence ATGGATGAATTTCTGGCACGGCTCCGAAATTTCGACATCCGCATCCGAAAGGCGGTCAATTCGCAGATGCGCGGAAGTTTTCGGTCGGTGTTTAAAGGTACAGGGCTGGAATTTACGGATTTACGGACTTATCAATACGGCGACGATGTGCGGGCTATCGACTGGAACGTATCTTCGAAAGGGCACGGTACATTCGTAAAAGTATTTCGGGAAGAAAAAGACCAGACCGTTTTTTTTGTAGTCGATGTGAGTGCTTCACAACAGGTTGGGCCAAGCTACCGTGATAAACTGGCGGCTACCAAAGAAGTTTGTGGTGTATTGGCCTTGTCGGCGATTCGGGAAGCCAGCCATGTAGGCATGTATTGCTTTTCGGATCAGAAAGAGAAATACATCAAGCCATCTAACGGTCTAAAAACTGGTTATCAATTGATTATGAACCTGTACAAGCTGAAGCCGGAGTCGGGGCGGACCAGTATTGCCGATGCGCTGTTGTTTACACTAAATGCGCTAAAACGTAGGAGTGTGGTGATTCTGCTATCTGATTTTATCGACCAGCAATACGAGCATAACCTGAAGGCACTGGCGAAAAAGCATGATTTGGTCGTTATTCACTTGTACGATCAACGGGAGGTTAAACTGCCCCGGCTGGGGATTATACCTGTTCATGATACCGAAACCGGGCGAACCGTTTGGGTGAATACCTCGTCGGCTGCTTTTCGAAATGGTCTCCATGATACGTTTCAGCAGAATCAGGTACGGCTTGAGCGGCTTTGCAAGCAATACAATGCCAATTACCTGGCTCTCGATTCGCAGGAAGATTTTGTACCAAAACTTGTTGAGTTATTCCGGGTGAGAAAGTAA
- a CDS encoding DUF4296 domain-containing protein, which yields MLRTHFQSRWWSLLVSGWLVIACTAPEDERPENLVPTDQMADILTEVHLAEARVSRMALTSIDSSNIVYKRLENQIIKKYQLDTAAYRKSYIFYSSHPREMETIYQQVTKNLQNIISGKTPKKP from the coding sequence ATGCTTCGGACCCATTTTCAATCTCGCTGGTGGAGTCTATTAGTAAGTGGCTGGCTAGTGATAGCCTGTACCGCTCCTGAAGACGAGCGCCCTGAAAACCTGGTTCCAACCGATCAGATGGCGGATATTCTGACGGAGGTTCATCTGGCCGAAGCGCGGGTCAGCCGCATGGCCTTAACGTCGATCGACTCATCGAATATTGTCTATAAACGACTGGAGAACCAGATCATTAAAAAATACCAGCTCGATACGGCAGCCTATCGAAAAAGCTACATTTTTTACTCATCTCATCCGCGTGAGATGGAAACGATTTATCAACAGGTTACTAAGAACTTGCAAAACATAATCAGCGGAAAGACGCCCAAGAAACCATGA
- a CDS encoding polyprenol monophosphomannose synthase: MKERLVVIPTYNEIENIEAIIRKVFSLPEPFDILIVDDGSPDGTAQCVRDLQHDFPSTGPSHRLHLLERRGKLGLGTAYIDGFKWALSRGYRYLFEMDADFSHNPDDLVRLYHACADEGPNRADVAVGSRYIRGVNVVNWPMGRVLMSYFAGVYVRFITGMSVMDPTAGFICYRAEVLEVILHNPIKFVGYAFQIEMKFTCWKYGFRIQEVPIIFTDRTKGVSKMSSKIFKEAVFGVLQMKISSFFRHYIPRRESAAKLEESVDAL; encoded by the coding sequence GTGAAAGAACGTCTGGTCGTCATCCCTACGTATAATGAAATCGAGAATATCGAAGCGATTATTCGGAAAGTATTCAGTCTGCCGGAGCCGTTCGATATTCTTATTGTCGACGATGGTTCGCCGGATGGCACTGCACAGTGCGTTCGCGATTTACAGCACGATTTTCCCAGCACTGGGCCTTCACACCGGCTCCATCTGCTCGAACGGCGTGGAAAGCTAGGGCTGGGCACCGCCTACATCGATGGTTTCAAGTGGGCTTTATCGCGTGGTTATCGGTATTTATTTGAAATGGACGCCGATTTTTCACACAATCCTGACGATTTGGTCCGGCTATACCACGCTTGCGCCGACGAAGGGCCTAATCGGGCCGATGTAGCCGTAGGCTCCCGCTATATCCGGGGCGTCAACGTTGTGAACTGGCCTATGGGCCGAGTGCTGATGTCCTATTTCGCAGGCGTCTATGTTCGGTTTATCACGGGCATGTCGGTTATGGACCCAACGGCCGGTTTTATCTGCTATCGGGCCGAGGTACTGGAGGTTATCCTACATAATCCGATCAAATTTGTTGGATACGCATTTCAGATCGAAATGAAATTTACCTGCTGGAAATATGGGTTTCGAATTCAGGAAGTTCCCATTATTTTCACCGACCGTACAAAGGGCGTTTCGAAGATGTCGTCGAAGATTTTTAAGGAAGCGGTTTTTGGCGTACTACAAATGAAGATCAGCAGCTTCTTTCGGCATTATATTCCCCGTCGGGAATCCGCAGCCAAACTCGAAGAGTCGGTTGATGCTCTTTAG
- the porU2 gene encoding putative type IX secretion system sortase PorU2, whose protein sequence is MKQGLLLLAFTIHCVALYGQRTFGSEWIKPSQKYVKFTTSQTGIYRITYDDLKSADASFLQTNPTNWQLFFRGKEIAVRIVGQQDGTFDSQDYLEFYGEGNDGSQDSLLYRPQKRLHPYQTLFSDKTAYFLTSTSGQNGKRVAEQNTAAQGLTAEKFHVEETVRAYTSDYTFNNLKGIEPVLQLSYFEPGEGWSGPLLTTDSTGVVTMNLQNRVSTVSWPIVLEGMVNGRDNNNHLITVDAGNIAQISPLAVLGFASQTFQTTINPSGLQNEQFTLRFKSQKIDNANNFSVTYVKVSYPQATDMAGQSNKVFHLPSNTQSSSLLAIKNAPTGAVAYDITDKANCRFLVLQTASGQAQAVVTGMTQKRDVYVSSQFLKPLSIQTARFSWNFPQSATYLIITHSSLKQSASTYAAYRASDMGGRHIPFIVDADSLYDQFNYGERSPLALRRFADYMLANTAVKNMLLIGKACSYPYYVKTAPDDLVPTIGYPGSDILLTAGLGGYPVNTPAIPTGRLNVTTNEQVLAYLEKIKQFEDPAQNGLWRKHLIHISGGKTKEEAQRLSNSLADLGTIVTNGLLGGQISVFGKTTTAEVESINISPLVNDGVGLITFFGHSGPNVTDMNFGYASPPENGLRNSVFPFMIFNGCGAGEIFSRFNTLSTDWLLAPSKGAAVVLAHSYWSFEGPTAYYLNNLYTSLFTDANTLGMPFGKVQQQLNTSIQKGAYGPYDESILLEMILQGDPAVTLYPLPNPDFSIDSKSLYIQSSVVGSSIKSSDSIQVVMPLANLGRCVAGQSVAVSLKKTTNAGSTTNSFHFNAFRYQDTLTYTIAKDPNLQKIEVIVDPTNQITELSKTNNTAALTINWSQAESGTSYPIKALPDRINPEINVFIDGAIRENRSVVSLSPRVDIFIQDENPLSRQDTSAVDVYLRSCETCAPQKLPAQLLSVSAVSANQLQVTTHLSLKAGGTYQLIVFGKDAAGNRISSPYRLDLVTLSNEETITVNTYPNPATSYVKFELNLNVNDLPAESRLIIYNQSGIQVFNSTLPVTTGKNLLLWQGVSPGLYPYSLRLTWKDGRSDERTGKVIWQP, encoded by the coding sequence ATGAAACAAGGATTACTTTTATTAGCATTTACAATTCATTGCGTTGCGCTGTACGGGCAACGCACATTTGGCTCCGAGTGGATTAAGCCCTCGCAGAAATACGTGAAGTTTACGACCAGCCAGACTGGTATCTACCGCATTACGTATGATGACCTCAAATCGGCAGATGCTTCTTTTCTTCAAACCAATCCTACCAACTGGCAGCTCTTTTTCCGGGGGAAAGAAATAGCCGTTCGCATCGTTGGTCAACAAGACGGTACATTCGATTCACAGGATTACCTGGAATTTTATGGAGAAGGCAATGATGGGAGCCAGGATTCGCTATTGTACCGTCCTCAAAAGCGATTGCACCCTTACCAGACGTTGTTTTCCGATAAAACAGCCTATTTTCTGACCAGTACTTCCGGGCAAAATGGCAAGCGTGTAGCCGAGCAAAATACCGCTGCTCAGGGCCTTACTGCCGAAAAATTTCACGTTGAAGAAACCGTTCGGGCCTATACGAGCGACTACACCTTCAATAATCTAAAAGGGATTGAACCTGTTCTTCAGCTAAGTTATTTTGAACCGGGCGAAGGCTGGTCAGGTCCATTACTGACAACCGATTCAACCGGCGTCGTAACCATGAACTTGCAGAATCGGGTTAGTACCGTTTCCTGGCCGATCGTATTGGAAGGCATGGTTAATGGTCGTGATAACAATAACCATCTTATTACGGTCGACGCCGGGAATATTGCCCAAATAAGCCCGTTAGCTGTTCTTGGTTTTGCCTCCCAGACCTTCCAGACAACAATCAATCCATCAGGGCTCCAGAACGAACAGTTTACGCTCCGATTTAAGTCGCAAAAGATCGATAATGCGAACAACTTTTCGGTCACCTACGTAAAAGTGTCGTATCCTCAGGCTACGGATATGGCAGGCCAATCGAACAAAGTGTTTCATTTGCCTTCGAACACCCAATCCAGTTCCCTACTCGCCATTAAAAATGCTCCAACAGGGGCTGTTGCCTACGACATCACCGATAAAGCCAACTGCCGATTTCTGGTTTTACAAACAGCGTCGGGGCAGGCCCAGGCCGTTGTGACGGGTATGACTCAGAAGCGGGATGTTTATGTATCGAGCCAGTTTCTTAAACCCCTCTCGATACAGACGGCCCGTTTTTCGTGGAACTTCCCTCAGTCGGCAACCTACCTCATCATTACGCATTCATCCCTAAAACAGTCGGCCAGCACCTATGCGGCTTACCGGGCATCCGATATGGGAGGCAGGCACATTCCTTTCATTGTAGACGCGGACTCGCTCTATGATCAGTTTAATTATGGCGAACGGAGTCCACTGGCGCTTCGGCGTTTTGCCGATTATATGCTGGCCAACACGGCGGTAAAAAACATGCTGTTGATTGGAAAGGCCTGTAGCTACCCGTACTATGTTAAAACAGCACCCGACGACCTGGTACCAACGATTGGCTATCCGGGTTCTGATATTTTGTTGACGGCAGGTTTAGGTGGCTATCCCGTTAATACCCCTGCCATCCCGACGGGTCGGCTGAATGTAACCACGAACGAGCAGGTACTGGCCTATCTGGAGAAAATAAAGCAATTTGAGGACCCAGCCCAGAATGGCCTCTGGCGTAAGCATCTCATTCATATCAGTGGGGGCAAAACGAAAGAAGAAGCCCAACGGCTCAGCAACTCCCTGGCCGACCTCGGTACTATAGTCACCAACGGGCTTTTAGGAGGCCAGATTTCCGTTTTTGGTAAGACCACTACAGCCGAAGTGGAATCCATTAATATTTCCCCTTTAGTCAATGACGGTGTTGGTCTAATTACTTTTTTTGGCCATTCTGGTCCTAATGTGACGGACATGAATTTTGGCTATGCATCCCCGCCAGAGAACGGCTTGCGGAATTCGGTTTTTCCGTTCATGATTTTTAACGGCTGCGGTGCCGGAGAGATTTTTTCCCGTTTCAACACCTTATCGACCGACTGGCTATTAGCCCCTTCAAAAGGAGCAGCAGTCGTATTGGCGCATTCGTACTGGAGTTTTGAAGGTCCCACGGCTTACTATCTTAACAACCTCTACACATCCCTTTTCACGGATGCCAACACGCTTGGTATGCCCTTTGGGAAAGTGCAGCAACAGCTAAATACAAGCATTCAGAAGGGGGCTTACGGCCCTTACGACGAATCTATTTTGCTGGAAATGATTTTACAGGGCGATCCGGCTGTAACCCTATATCCTCTTCCCAACCCCGATTTTTCGATTGATTCAAAAAGCCTCTACATTCAGTCGTCGGTCGTAGGCAGCTCGATTAAAAGTAGCGATTCCATTCAGGTTGTTATGCCCCTGGCCAATCTGGGTAGATGCGTAGCTGGCCAGTCGGTTGCTGTATCACTAAAGAAAACAACCAACGCTGGAAGCACAACCAATTCATTTCACTTTAATGCCTTTCGTTATCAGGATACGCTAACCTATACGATTGCCAAAGACCCAAATCTGCAAAAGATTGAGGTGATCGTCGACCCAACGAACCAGATTACCGAATTATCGAAAACCAATAATACGGCTGCGCTCACCATCAATTGGTCGCAGGCCGAAAGTGGCACTAGTTACCCCATAAAAGCCTTACCCGATCGAATAAATCCTGAGATCAATGTGTTTATCGATGGAGCTATCCGGGAAAATCGTTCCGTTGTTAGTCTAAGTCCACGGGTCGATATTTTTATTCAGGATGAAAATCCTCTTTCACGTCAGGACACCAGCGCAGTAGATGTTTATTTGAGAAGCTGCGAGACCTGCGCCCCCCAGAAATTACCCGCTCAATTACTATCGGTATCGGCAGTTTCAGCTAATCAGCTTCAGGTCACAACGCATTTATCACTTAAAGCGGGCGGTACATATCAGCTTATCGTGTTCGGAAAAGATGCCGCCGGTAACCGGATTTCGTCACCCTATCGGCTCGACCTTGTTACATTATCGAACGAGGAAACAATTACGGTAAACACCTATCCGAACCCTGCTACCAGTTACGTTAAATTCGAGTTGAACCTGAACGTCAACGATTTGCCAGCCGAATCGAGACTCATTATCTACAATCAGTCTGGCATTCAGGTATTTAATAGCACCCTACCTGTAACAACGGGCAAGAACCTGTTGCTTTGGCAGGGCGTTTCACCGGGCCTCTACCCGTATTCGCTGCGTTTAACGTGGAAAGACGGACGCAGCGATGAGCGAACTGGAAAAGTGATCTGGCAACCTTGA
- a CDS encoding asparagine synthetase B family protein, whose translation MSGIAGIIRFDGQQINATDRSNLVRLLQHRGKVTSQLVSQGELFAFGGQPETNSQASLYTVSDADLFTDALPENPFSSGYLQKGTALFNELSADFATVLWDERKQQLICTRDPLGIKPLYYTHQPGRFFAFASEIKALLALQEVYLKPNRRKFKEYLTWSTVYVPYTNETFYEAIFSALPGHYLSVSSQTIQIHPYWQPALSRFEGLTRSEEYASLFQEHFTSAIRHRIQDKKIVGSHLSGGLDSSSVSCVAQSLLLTQQRPDLHTFSIDTNQPSASEQEYVQAVVDLWHPKHTTVHPLPNILDSVLTINRIFDQPEHFIIPSSFHLSVSTDAQQIGCDLLLTGHDGDSTAPNGFDFLTELLNENDWVALQEACRQMVSIQGHNLTYLSADWSTLSEQIKYEKFVLSVIGSELKKHVKSQSGLSFLKMLTQQKHFFDLSSSTIFSYLAKRIQTRLSHQSLIDNALSAEFKSQLGHHPVMSTNELVTQLSAEHKAPFKQILHTTNVICNEQMNHIGAYYGHTYSFPFFDKSIIELGLATPLAVHFNQGRGRGLIRNGLRTILPQAILSRYTKANFVEYGTLSAQELYKSAQERLALPTHPIWEVIDKIMFEKIVAIVFSSTYPANKKTRYNWQLSRIIYLALWLDSLDTKL comes from the coding sequence ATGAGCGGTATTGCAGGAATAATTCGATTTGATGGGCAACAGATTAACGCTACGGATCGATCAAATCTGGTTCGGTTGCTACAGCATCGGGGCAAAGTAACGAGTCAGCTTGTGTCTCAGGGCGAGCTTTTTGCGTTTGGAGGCCAGCCTGAAACGAATAGCCAAGCCTCTCTGTATACCGTTTCCGATGCCGATCTGTTTACTGATGCCCTCCCGGAGAATCCATTCTCTTCCGGCTATTTACAAAAAGGCACAGCCCTATTTAACGAATTAAGTGCCGATTTTGCCACCGTACTCTGGGATGAACGGAAGCAACAACTGATCTGTACCCGCGACCCATTAGGCATTAAGCCTCTCTATTATACCCATCAGCCCGGTCGCTTCTTCGCATTTGCCTCAGAGATTAAGGCCTTATTGGCTTTGCAGGAGGTCTATCTAAAGCCCAATCGCCGTAAATTTAAAGAGTACCTGACATGGAGTACTGTTTATGTACCATACACCAACGAAACTTTCTACGAAGCCATTTTCAGCGCTCTACCAGGGCATTATTTATCCGTAAGTTCGCAGACCATCCAAATTCACCCTTACTGGCAGCCTGCGTTGAGTCGGTTCGAAGGATTAACCCGTTCGGAAGAGTATGCCTCTTTATTTCAGGAGCATTTTACAAGCGCTATCAGGCATCGGATTCAGGATAAAAAAATAGTAGGTTCTCACCTTAGTGGCGGGCTAGATTCTTCATCCGTCAGTTGTGTTGCCCAATCGCTATTGCTAACTCAGCAACGTCCAGACCTACATACGTTTTCTATCGACACCAATCAGCCGTCGGCAAGTGAACAGGAGTATGTGCAGGCCGTTGTTGACCTATGGCATCCGAAGCATACTACTGTTCATCCCTTACCTAACATCCTGGATTCAGTGCTGACAATAAACAGGATATTTGACCAGCCAGAACACTTTATTATTCCTTCCAGCTTTCATTTGAGTGTTTCGACAGATGCACAACAGATTGGCTGCGACCTATTGCTAACCGGACATGATGGCGACAGTACCGCTCCTAACGGATTCGATTTTCTGACAGAATTACTAAATGAAAACGACTGGGTAGCCTTACAGGAAGCGTGCCGACAAATGGTTTCGATTCAGGGGCATAATCTGACTTATTTAAGTGCCGACTGGTCAACTTTAAGTGAGCAGATCAAGTATGAAAAATTTGTTTTGTCAGTTATTGGTTCTGAGCTGAAGAAACACGTCAAAAGCCAATCTGGCCTCTCCTTTTTAAAAATGCTTACCCAGCAAAAACATTTTTTTGACCTTTCATCATCGACTATTTTCTCGTATTTAGCGAAACGCATCCAAACCAGATTAAGCCATCAATCGTTAATCGATAATGCATTGAGTGCTGAGTTTAAAAGCCAACTGGGCCATCATCCAGTAATGTCAACCAACGAACTGGTAACCCAGTTAAGCGCTGAGCATAAGGCTCCATTTAAACAAATACTTCATACGACCAACGTAATCTGTAATGAGCAGATGAACCATATTGGGGCTTATTATGGCCACACCTACTCATTTCCTTTCTTTGATAAGTCAATTATCGAATTAGGGTTGGCGACGCCTTTGGCCGTACATTTTAACCAGGGCCGCGGGCGTGGACTCATTCGAAATGGCCTGCGTACAATTTTGCCACAAGCTATTTTGTCGCGTTATACAAAAGCAAATTTTGTAGAATACGGCACCTTATCAGCACAGGAGTTGTATAAATCAGCCCAGGAACGACTTGCATTGCCCACCCACCCAATTTGGGAAGTTATTGACAAAATCATGTTTGAAAAAATTGTAGCGATTGTATTTAGTTCTACCTATCCAGCCAACAAAAAAACACGATATAACTGGCAACTAAGCCGTATTATTTATTTAGCCCTGTGGCTTGATTCATTAGATACTAAATTATAA
- a CDS encoding nucleotidyltransferase domain-containing protein has translation MHTYQSPEITVLCMACELYANEEKKAELSHFLSKNSIDWPLLYQLADRHRLKPFLFQALQKSSGCSTGFLTSLQDDCREAATDNLLKLHHYHSVDKLLTENGIDHIALKGIYLAENCYPDSSLRSTGDIDLLINKDDVFKTTQLFQQHGYQLNKKHTIHWQHKKETVLSDLFEVSLFKPFFGNNAFEIDLHWRILGFNIYYILFDLSFIRSNPEISNERIIVLLVAHHGVLNVWQRIYFINDLYFLLKSKPVNWDRLLNELDSFGFKEAFLAGLYWCRTIWGLTLPPPIESLIKSRHVQSMAAAYAKSWKNRQEDEKSYLIVKQFLLFFKSQMNLNGKLKVLFSFIKSRIFRYSLFKVRNTYIYLPKEFGFITVFIRAYQSLLRFLPAKSSSLDAKSDAGNDYNLVSNESSHRAK, from the coding sequence ATGCATACATACCAATCTCCAGAAATTACAGTTCTATGTATGGCATGTGAACTGTATGCAAATGAGGAGAAAAAGGCTGAGTTGAGCCATTTTTTAAGCAAGAATTCAATTGATTGGCCATTACTTTATCAGTTAGCAGATCGTCATCGTCTGAAGCCTTTTCTATTTCAGGCTTTACAAAAAAGTTCTGGTTGTTCAACAGGTTTTCTGACAAGCCTGCAAGACGATTGCCGGGAAGCCGCAACTGATAATTTGTTAAAACTTCATCACTATCATTCTGTAGATAAGTTATTGACTGAGAATGGTATTGACCATATTGCCTTAAAAGGAATATACCTGGCTGAAAATTGTTACCCCGATAGTAGTCTGCGTAGTACAGGTGATATAGATCTGTTGATTAATAAAGACGATGTATTTAAAACAACGCAACTTTTTCAGCAACATGGCTATCAATTAAATAAAAAACATACTATACATTGGCAGCACAAAAAAGAGACTGTTCTTTCTGATTTGTTCGAAGTCAGCTTATTTAAACCATTTTTTGGTAATAACGCATTTGAAATCGATTTGCATTGGCGCATTTTGGGCTTTAATATTTATTATATTTTATTTGATCTGTCATTTATTCGTTCTAATCCAGAAATATCAAATGAACGGATAATTGTTTTACTGGTGGCGCATCATGGCGTTCTTAATGTATGGCAACGAATTTATTTTATAAATGATTTATATTTTCTTCTAAAAAGTAAGCCGGTAAACTGGGATCGTTTGTTAAATGAACTTGACTCCTTTGGCTTTAAAGAGGCCTTTCTCGCAGGTTTATATTGGTGCCGTACAATTTGGGGGTTGACGTTACCACCACCTATTGAATCACTGATTAAATCGAGACATGTACAATCAATGGCCGCTGCGTATGCGAAAAGCTGGAAAAATCGCCAGGAAGATGAAAAAAGCTACTTAATTGTAAAGCAATTTTTACTTTTTTTCAAGTCACAGATGAATTTAAATGGTAAGCTGAAGGTATTATTTTCATTTATCAAAAGTAGAATATTTCGATATAGCCTCTTCAAAGTCAGGAATACATATATTTATTTACCTAAAGAGTTCGGTTTTATCACCGTATTTATCCGTGCATATCAATCGTTACTACGATTCCTGCCTGCTAAATCCAGTAGTTTGGATGCAAAAAGTGATGCAGGCAACGATTATAATTTAGTATCTAATGAATCAAGCCACAGGGCTAAATAA
- a CDS encoding T9SS type A sorting domain-containing protein, giving the protein MTLSSYNATTGSTIIVNSDQGDIPGNAIYNLLFSARALKTTPGFPAVTSLSALAGSSLASPPNNTENDRATVNITVTQGSVQPVGLVSFTAKPQDDQTVALAWTTSWETNNKGFLIERSLDLKSFQTVGEVTEIGASSESLKNYHLTDFTPFRGTSYYRLTQLDLDGKSTILKVESVVLRDGAYGVFPNPVVSNQQFRVSLDEPETARLNFYGSDGHVVSLQKSGVQGDNVLLKADSKLSTGVYVLTVEERGQVRKHRIVIE; this is encoded by the coding sequence GTGACACTAAGCTCTTATAATGCAACAACGGGCTCGACAATCATTGTCAATAGTGATCAGGGAGATATTCCAGGCAATGCGATTTATAATTTGCTCTTTTCGGCTCGGGCCTTAAAAACGACTCCTGGTTTTCCTGCGGTAACCAGCCTTTCTGCTTTAGCCGGATCTAGCTTGGCTAGTCCACCTAATAATACGGAGAATGATAGGGCTACTGTTAATATTACCGTTACCCAAGGAAGTGTGCAGCCAGTCGGGCTGGTTTCGTTTACGGCCAAACCCCAGGACGACCAAACCGTGGCCCTGGCCTGGACCACCTCCTGGGAAACCAACAACAAAGGCTTCCTGATCGAACGCAGCCTAGACCTCAAAAGCTTTCAGACCGTTGGCGAAGTGACCGAAATTGGGGCCAGCAGCGAATCCTTGAAAAACTACCACCTCACCGACTTCACCCCCTTCCGGGGTACCAGCTACTACCGGCTGACGCAGTTGGATCTGGATGGCAAATCGACGATACTGAAAGTGGAGTCGGTGGTGCTACGGGATGGTGCTTACGGCGTGTTCCCCAACCCGGTGGTCAGCAACCAGCAGTTTCGGGTGAGCCTGGATGAGCCTGAGACGGCCCGGTTGAACTTCTATGGTTCGGACGGTCATGTGGTTTCGTTGCAGAAGAGTGGTGTTCAGGGGGATAATGTGTTGCTGAAAGCAGACAGCAAGCTGTCGACGGGTGTGTATGTACTGACCGTTGAAGAGCGGGGTCAGGTTCGTAAACATCGGATCGTGATCGAATAG
- a CDS encoding T9SS type A sorting domain-containing protein, translating into MIKKLLLFMFLGMCAGFTAFGQDPYIAANGVVINPQQFAVGGYSSVTISFGSGTSTAIPQSASATYTINLPDVVGVTSASVTVPSGTTANLSLTVGAYTGSGTVVTVVSNLGDVPGSTTYSLVITMRGLKANEPGSSAVTANAVGSGLSTNDSNNDNQSNLLQITQGSVQPVGLVSFTAKPQDDQTVALAWTTSWETNNKGFLIERSLDLKSFQTVGEVTEIGASSESLKNYHLTDFTPFRGTSYYRLTQLDLDGKSTILKVESVVLRDGAYGVFPNPVVSNQQFRVSLDEPETARLNFYGSDGHVVSLQKSGVQGDNVLLKADSKLSTGVYVLTVEERGQVRKHRIVIE; encoded by the coding sequence ATGATAAAGAAACTTTTACTTTTCATGTTTTTAGGGATGTGTGCTGGCTTTACTGCCTTTGGTCAGGATCCTTACATCGCAGCGAATGGGGTGGTCATTAACCCGCAACAGTTCGCAGTAGGAGGTTATAGTAGTGTTACTATTTCTTTTGGAAGTGGAACCTCTACGGCTATACCTCAAAGCGCAAGTGCTACGTATACCATCAATCTGCCTGATGTAGTCGGTGTGACCAGTGCTTCAGTTACTGTTCCGTCCGGTACAACCGCTAACCTGTCGTTAACTGTTGGAGCCTATACCGGTAGTGGAACAGTTGTGACCGTTGTTAGTAACTTGGGAGACGTCCCAGGGAGTACGACATATTCACTGGTGATCACAATGCGTGGTCTAAAAGCAAATGAGCCTGGTTCTTCGGCTGTCACGGCGAATGCCGTTGGAAGTGGTCTATCGACAAATGATTCTAATAATGATAACCAGTCTAACCTTTTGCAGATAACCCAAGGAAGTGTGCAGCCAGTCGGGCTGGTTTCGTTTACGGCCAAACCCCAGGACGACCAAACCGTGGCCCTGGCCTGGACCACCTCCTGGGAAACCAACAACAAAGGCTTCCTGATCGAACGCAGCCTAGACCTCAAAAGCTTTCAGACCGTTGGCGAAGTGACCGAAATTGGGGCCAGCAGCGAATCCTTGAAAAACTACCACCTCACCGACTTCACCCCCTTCCGGGGTACCAGCTACTACCGGCTGACGCAGTTGGATCTGGATGGCAAATCGACGATACTGAAAGTGGAGTCGGTGGTGCTACGGGATGGTGCTTACGGCGTGTTCCCCAACCCGGTGGTCAGCAACCAGCAGTTTCGGGTGAGCCTGGATGAGCCTGAGACGGCCCGGTTGAACTTCTATGGTTCGGACGGTCATGTGGTTTCGTTGCAGAAGAGTGGTGTTCAGGGGGATAATGTGTTGCTGAAAGCAGACAGCAAGCTGTCGACGGGTGTGTATGTACTGACCGTTGAAGAGCGGGGTCAGGTTCGTAAACATCGGATCGTGATCGAATAG